One genomic window of Desulfovibrio inopinatus DSM 10711 includes the following:
- the rfbA gene encoding glucose-1-phosphate thymidylyltransferase RfbA, with translation MNYSSHPEARNWKGIVLAGGSGTRLYPLTMSVSKQLMPIFDKPMIYYPLSVLMMAGIRDILVISTPTDIPRFRDLLGDGSNWGISIEYKEQPKPEGIAQAFVIGEDFIEDKNVSLILGDNIFFGHDLPGLLKNALTNTLSGATVFGYHVGDPERYGVVAFDKDKRVIDIEEKPQNPKSSYAVTGLYFYDNDVVNIARNLAPSARGELEITDVNKEYLKRENLRVELMGRGYAWLDTGTHESLLSAGQFVQTVESRQGLKIACLEEIAFRLGYIDAEQLKTSAQPFLKTGYGQYLMRLLNG, from the coding sequence CTGAATTATTCCTCGCACCCTGAAGCCCGGAACTGGAAAGGTATTGTTCTTGCCGGTGGTTCCGGAACACGCCTTTATCCTCTCACAATGTCGGTGAGCAAACAGCTCATGCCGATTTTTGACAAACCCATGATTTATTATCCCCTGTCTGTTCTCATGATGGCGGGAATTCGAGATATTCTGGTCATTTCCACACCAACTGATATTCCTCGTTTCCGAGACCTCTTGGGAGACGGCAGTAATTGGGGGATCTCGATTGAATACAAAGAACAGCCCAAGCCTGAAGGTATTGCCCAGGCTTTTGTCATTGGCGAAGACTTTATCGAGGACAAAAATGTCAGCCTCATTTTAGGTGACAATATCTTCTTCGGGCACGACCTCCCTGGGTTACTTAAAAATGCCCTTACCAATACCCTGTCTGGAGCCACCGTCTTCGGGTATCATGTCGGTGACCCGGAACGGTATGGCGTTGTCGCCTTCGATAAAGACAAGCGTGTGATCGATATTGAAGAGAAACCTCAAAACCCCAAGTCATCCTACGCTGTAACAGGATTATATTTCTATGATAACGATGTGGTGAACATTGCACGTAACCTCGCGCCCTCTGCCCGCGGAGAGCTTGAAATTACAGATGTGAATAAAGAATATCTCAAGAGAGAGAACTTGCGGGTCGAACTCATGGGACGCGGTTATGCCTGGCTCGATACGGGAACGCATGAATCGCTCTTGTCAGCCGGGCAATTTGTCCAAACCGTGGAATCCCGACAGGGACTGAAGATTGCGTGTCTTGAAGAAATTGCCTTCCGTTTAGGCTATATTGACGCTGAACAACTTAAAACAAGCGCACAGCCTTTTCTGAAGACGGGGTATGGACAATATCTTATGCGGTTGCTTAACGGCTAG
- a CDS encoding tetratricopeptide repeat protein, with protein MTTGLAHNGVVRGVYSSESMSSVGFGTTRRRVKQMFFIFVEEQAGEIIEYQLLNSNFVPSGQKKKITRQELFKNFVPEPSLFLNTVKPLMRRVNESISLADGHREQGRLFSAEFEYKNVLRIDEEHIRATFGLGLTYFEQGERHNADLIFRRLAGLDGAFMPEHKHLFNEFGIQMRKNKMYDQALRYYGKAIRLCKTDENLFYNMARVLLERGRPSKALHFVERSLAVNPDLEASQTLSAIIHKKLKKSNR; from the coding sequence ATGACCACGGGGTTAGCCCATAACGGCGTGGTACGGGGCGTCTATTCCAGCGAGAGTATGTCCTCGGTGGGCTTCGGAACAACCCGGCGTCGTGTCAAGCAAATGTTTTTTATTTTTGTTGAAGAGCAGGCTGGAGAAATTATTGAATATCAGCTCCTTAACTCCAATTTCGTGCCGTCTGGTCAAAAAAAGAAGATTACTCGGCAAGAACTCTTCAAAAATTTTGTTCCCGAGCCTTCGCTTTTTTTGAATACGGTGAAGCCGCTTATGCGCCGCGTCAACGAGTCTATCTCATTGGCTGATGGACATCGTGAACAAGGACGTCTTTTTTCCGCTGAATTTGAATATAAAAATGTCTTGCGTATCGACGAGGAACATATCCGCGCAACATTTGGGCTGGGCCTGACTTACTTTGAGCAGGGTGAGCGGCATAATGCAGACTTGATTTTTCGTCGTTTAGCAGGGCTTGATGGTGCATTTATGCCAGAGCATAAACACCTCTTCAACGAGTTTGGTATTCAGATGCGTAAGAATAAGATGTATGATCAAGCCTTACGCTATTATGGGAAGGCCATTCGTTTATGTAAAACAGACGAAAATCTTTTTTATAATATGGCGAGAGTTTTATTGGAGAGAGGGCGTCCGTCCAAAGCTCTGCATTTTGTTGAGCGTTCTCTTGCCGTGAACCCTGATCTTGAAGCGTCGCAGACTTTGTCGGCGATTATTCATAAGAAATTAAAGAAGAGTAACCGATAA
- a CDS encoding class I SAM-dependent methyltransferase translates to MDTILRSLSASLSPRHIVPPYAWVEHIPFALYLMETMRPKRFVELGVHTGNSYLAFCQAVDVFHLETTCTGVDTFAGDEHAGRYASNVYEELTAYHDPLYGQFSTLKRSTFDEALAEMPDASIDLLHIDGYHTLDAVEHDFSGWLPKMSPQGVVILHDINVWRDQFGVWRLWQDIKNHFPSLEFAFSHGLGIVAVGKTIPPVLSTLFAEPELTERTFYLLGSRIRYEHLACQAKIENEKPVLSRLYIDRGAEFSERDSMSARFDPETKQVHFDISAFPDAKRLRFDPMHDSAVITLVATSCEDSSGNAHTLTPSGHNALYQDNGIFDFAARNPRFIFTIPEDITVQTVTVAFDVLHGGMAAQSYILNKIHRELATVRREAGNREARLLAQIESLEAENTRLHQQNDEFKSLPGVQIGRFLKQMTALFTTLRPQKTETQDNEKTPAV, encoded by the coding sequence ATGGATACGATTCTCCGAAGCCTCTCCGCATCCCTCTCTCCACGACACATTGTTCCTCCCTATGCGTGGGTAGAACACATTCCGTTTGCATTGTACCTTATGGAAACCATGCGGCCCAAACGATTTGTCGAACTTGGGGTTCATACGGGAAATTCCTATCTGGCTTTTTGCCAGGCCGTTGATGTCTTTCACCTTGAAACAACCTGCACCGGTGTCGATACCTTCGCAGGTGACGAACATGCCGGTCGCTATGCGTCAAATGTTTATGAAGAACTCACAGCCTACCATGATCCCCTCTATGGTCAGTTCTCCACGCTCAAACGGTCCACCTTTGATGAAGCGCTTGCTGAAATGCCTGATGCCTCCATCGATCTTTTACACATTGACGGCTATCATACACTTGATGCAGTCGAACATGATTTTTCCGGCTGGCTCCCCAAAATGAGCCCTCAGGGAGTCGTCATTCTTCATGATATCAATGTCTGGCGGGATCAATTCGGCGTGTGGCGATTATGGCAGGATATCAAAAATCATTTTCCCAGTCTTGAGTTCGCATTCTCACATGGCCTCGGCATCGTGGCCGTGGGAAAAACTATTCCTCCGGTATTGTCCACCCTCTTTGCGGAACCGGAACTCACAGAACGAACGTTCTATCTTTTGGGAAGTCGTATTCGATATGAACACCTCGCATGCCAAGCGAAAATTGAAAACGAAAAACCAGTCCTTTCAAGACTATATATAGACCGTGGAGCAGAGTTCTCCGAACGGGATAGTATGTCTGCCCGCTTCGATCCAGAAACGAAACAGGTTCATTTCGATATTAGCGCATTCCCCGATGCCAAACGGCTTCGATTCGATCCGATGCACGATTCCGCTGTTATTACCCTGGTAGCAACTTCATGTGAAGATTCGTCTGGCAACGCCCACACACTGACGCCAAGCGGACATAACGCACTCTATCAGGACAATGGTATTTTTGATTTTGCCGCACGCAATCCGCGCTTTATCTTTACCATCCCCGAAGACATTACAGTCCAAACCGTTACTGTCGCGTTTGATGTCCTTCATGGAGGAATGGCAGCTCAATCATATATTCTCAATAAAATCCATCGCGAACTTGCCACCGTACGCCGCGAAGCGGGAAATCGAGAGGCACGATTGCTCGCTCAAATAGAATCTCTTGAAGCCGAAAACACGCGGTTGCATCAACAAAACGATGAATTCAAATCACTTCCTGGTGTGCAGATCGGTCGATTTCTCAAGCAGATGACTGCGCTGTTCACGACGTTGCGCCCCCAAAAAACAGAAACGCAGGATAACGAAAAGACTCCAGCTGTATAA
- a CDS encoding ABC transporter permease, protein MSWYAFIGAIEQGFVYGLMVLGVYLTFRVLDFPDLTVDGSLPLGAAVSSVAITAGVDPFASLFLAMGAGFIAGMITGFLNTKLKILHLLSSILTMIALYSINIRIMGRPNLTLLGKPTVLDSLTGMGLPPSLAGPVLYGLISIIAVIALIWFLHTELGLAIQATGDNSRMIVSQGVNTHIMIIGGVGLSNALVALSGALVAQNQGAADVNMGVGTIVAGLASVIIGETLFGKGGVVRCVISCLLGSVAYRLAIALALGMKIGTFSFEPSDLNLITALVVVAALTAPMLKKKLATS, encoded by the coding sequence ATGAGTTGGTATGCTTTTATCGGCGCCATCGAACAAGGCTTTGTCTACGGCCTGATGGTTCTTGGCGTATATTTAACGTTTCGTGTTCTCGATTTTCCCGACCTTACCGTGGACGGGAGTCTCCCCCTTGGCGCAGCGGTTTCGTCTGTTGCCATTACCGCTGGAGTAGATCCATTCGCTTCGCTGTTTTTGGCCATGGGGGCTGGGTTCATTGCTGGCATGATAACGGGATTTCTCAATACAAAATTGAAAATCCTTCATTTGTTGTCGAGCATTTTGACCATGATCGCTCTCTATTCCATTAATATTCGTATCATGGGAAGGCCGAACCTGACGTTGCTCGGTAAACCCACCGTGCTCGATTCTTTAACCGGGATGGGGCTTCCGCCTTCATTGGCTGGCCCGGTGTTGTACGGATTGATTTCGATCATTGCGGTCATTGCGTTGATCTGGTTTCTACATACTGAACTCGGTCTTGCCATTCAGGCCACGGGTGACAATTCCCGTATGATTGTCAGCCAGGGCGTGAATACACATATCATGATCATTGGCGGCGTCGGACTCTCCAATGCGCTTGTTGCTTTGAGTGGTGCTCTCGTGGCGCAGAATCAGGGAGCAGCCGACGTAAACATGGGCGTGGGGACCATTGTCGCCGGATTGGCTTCTGTCATCATCGGCGAGACGCTGTTCGGTAAAGGCGGCGTGGTTCGGTGTGTTATTTCATGCCTGCTTGGATCTGTTGCCTATCGATTGGCGATTGCGTTGGCACTTGGTATGAAAATCGGTACATTTTCGTTTGAACCGAGCGACCTCAACCTGATTACCGCGTTGGTTGTTGTTGCTGCCCTGACTGCTCCTATGCTCAAAAAGAAGTTGGCGACATCATGA
- a CDS encoding glycosyltransferase family 61 protein encodes MIRKWYFAFNQDMIATYAATIRSAVHSCLKFTNLVPHCLYHGERSAFIDELTEAGVVVLDYKPSYFQIANWMEHGINPANPLLLRSDISLMEQEDEFVLYSDIGVLFLKEASFDAVTPQYIAMAPSLERDSAHTTSSGVMVINVPAVRATRDDFYRYLAACLPALSAPGADPMASYYQGVCEELPHTFAWKPYWGIEPKAKIIHFHRPTPTEAEEALHNIKESPDGQFAQYILRSTEAYELYLRKYNEITRDADRRFKRAIMPVGQLIGVVNNCAHIIIRRSNTAIRQVTVDVFADEVLVNRKFIPFSPNQNAIDTVIPINPTAALTTKTRIDVRFSFCQHSFQKSPVTVEPLLGSKQPPLVSGPIHSVSITDDIPLLDDVQKGSIPARDFNNQVFLDTPTLDANPLPLSQVPIVNYRAPETHCRKLQNAFVCMPDGVVFLENASLVRETCYFEQAFNSLRIGKVSHWGNDFYYIKEIGHGPDIETPVALLATPVSSTSYSHFLAYCLPNILVLRDTVARTGAKYLTPALEDWQFDLLNLAGIQEEDLLIWPHLAVSRVNELYIASSLLKTPMGPHPALGWIFQEMIKRSSTTNSASTHSDRSLVYLKRFGEISQFSNEAEVIRRLQEAGFYILDPLESTVHEIIQTIHNARFIVGAHTDSLVNILFGSPGCQVLHIGLRQLRLPQAASFAAIQGLRYAYIEATPSKEESGHFSVSIDDLLHTIDAMLRTRSLTTNIHLKMDA; translated from the coding sequence ATGATACGTAAATGGTATTTCGCTTTCAATCAGGACATGATCGCTACATACGCCGCCACAATCAGGTCGGCAGTCCATTCTTGTCTTAAATTCACCAACCTTGTTCCCCATTGTCTCTATCATGGAGAACGATCGGCGTTCATTGATGAACTCACAGAAGCCGGCGTCGTTGTTCTCGACTACAAGCCTAGCTATTTTCAGATTGCCAACTGGATGGAGCACGGTATCAATCCGGCCAACCCTCTCTTGCTCCGGTCCGACATCTCGCTCATGGAGCAAGAGGATGAGTTTGTCCTGTATTCGGACATTGGTGTCCTTTTCCTCAAAGAGGCTTCTTTTGATGCTGTAACACCTCAATATATCGCCATGGCCCCAAGTTTGGAGCGTGACTCCGCTCATACAACTTCTTCGGGAGTCATGGTGATCAATGTTCCGGCGGTTCGAGCAACGCGCGACGATTTTTATCGTTATCTTGCGGCGTGTCTTCCTGCGTTATCAGCGCCCGGTGCAGACCCCATGGCCAGTTATTACCAAGGCGTCTGTGAAGAACTCCCCCATACCTTTGCCTGGAAACCGTATTGGGGGATTGAACCAAAAGCGAAAATTATTCACTTCCATAGGCCAACGCCAACGGAAGCCGAAGAGGCACTGCATAACATCAAAGAATCACCAGATGGTCAGTTTGCACAATATATTCTACGCAGCACGGAGGCCTACGAGTTATACCTTCGCAAGTACAATGAAATTACACGCGATGCAGATCGACGGTTCAAGCGTGCGATTATGCCTGTTGGACAGCTTATTGGTGTTGTCAATAACTGTGCTCACATTATTATTCGGCGCAGCAATACGGCAATTCGGCAGGTCACAGTGGACGTGTTTGCCGATGAAGTTCTTGTGAATCGAAAATTTATACCATTTTCTCCAAATCAAAACGCCATCGATACAGTCATTCCTATAAACCCGACCGCTGCTTTAACTACGAAAACTCGTATCGACGTTCGGTTTTCGTTCTGTCAGCATTCTTTTCAGAAGAGTCCTGTTACTGTCGAACCTCTTTTGGGATCGAAACAGCCTCCGTTGGTCAGTGGCCCGATACACTCAGTCTCCATTACCGACGATATTCCTCTCTTGGATGACGTACAGAAGGGGTCTATACCGGCCCGCGATTTCAATAATCAGGTATTCCTCGATACTCCGACTTTGGATGCCAATCCGCTGCCATTATCCCAAGTCCCGATTGTCAACTATCGCGCTCCGGAAACACATTGCCGAAAACTCCAAAATGCTTTTGTATGCATGCCTGACGGCGTCGTTTTTCTGGAAAACGCAAGTTTGGTGCGAGAAACATGCTATTTTGAACAGGCATTCAATAGCTTACGCATCGGAAAAGTTTCTCACTGGGGAAACGATTTTTACTATATTAAAGAAATTGGACATGGTCCCGACATCGAAACACCAGTTGCCTTATTAGCGACACCGGTTTCGTCGACATCATATTCTCATTTTCTCGCCTATTGCCTCCCCAACATCCTTGTACTTCGAGATACCGTAGCTCGTACCGGGGCCAAGTATCTGACACCAGCATTGGAAGACTGGCAATTCGACTTACTCAATTTGGCAGGCATTCAAGAAGAAGATCTCCTGATATGGCCACATTTAGCTGTATCACGCGTCAACGAACTCTACATTGCTTCATCACTTCTCAAAACGCCGATGGGACCTCACCCTGCACTGGGTTGGATATTTCAAGAAATGATCAAGCGATCCTCGACGACAAATTCTGCTTCCACGCATAGCGATCGCTCACTTGTTTATCTCAAGCGCTTTGGAGAAATTTCGCAATTTTCCAATGAAGCGGAGGTCATTCGTCGCCTTCAAGAAGCAGGCTTCTACATCCTTGATCCTCTCGAATCCACTGTCCATGAAATCATCCAAACGATCCACAATGCACGATTCATTGTTGGAGCGCACACAGACTCTCTTGTTAATATTCTTTTCGGTTCACCGGGCTGCCAGGTTCTTCATATTGGCTTGCGTCAACTCCGCTTGCCGCAGGCCGCGTCCTTTGCAGCGATTCAAGGCTTACGATATGCTTATATTGAAGCGACCCCCAGTAAAGAAGAGTCTGGACACTTCAGCGTGTCCATTGATGACCTGCTCCATACTATTGACGCAATGTTGCGCACGCGCAGCCTGACCACCAACATACACTTAAAGATGGATGCCTGA
- a CDS encoding tetratricopeptide repeat protein: MEILGVYTTSRKEKVGDGGMRKEYIHSIYWLVVTLGENSYIAVALNDTNLPTSVYNVVTTEELLKSYTPDPKYYLKNVYPVIRSLQTKLKTPEGAATASELSERERHFLVALKLDDISKRSEESGFSRARRIILGTPLDEGEFNFAQRKQLNTFGISLRKQKNYDEAIKFYQKGLEVNPDDDHLVFNIARAYFEKGLIAPCKRLLEKALSMNPELKEARRFAEFLETQGKRAGSGRSMPQKSERTSG; this comes from the coding sequence ATGGAAATTCTTGGAGTTTATACGACAAGCCGGAAGGAAAAAGTGGGTGATGGTGGTATGCGCAAGGAATATATCCACTCCATCTATTGGCTTGTGGTGACCTTGGGAGAAAATAGCTACATTGCCGTTGCATTGAATGACACCAATCTGCCCACATCCGTTTATAACGTGGTGACGACCGAAGAGCTTTTAAAATCATATACGCCTGATCCCAAATATTATTTGAAAAATGTTTATCCCGTCATCCGCTCGCTTCAAACCAAGCTGAAAACTCCGGAAGGAGCCGCAACAGCCTCAGAACTTAGTGAACGTGAACGGCATTTTCTCGTTGCACTCAAATTGGACGACATTTCGAAGAGGAGTGAGGAATCAGGATTCTCCAGAGCTCGGCGGATTATTTTGGGGACTCCCTTGGATGAGGGAGAATTCAATTTTGCGCAACGCAAGCAACTCAATACGTTTGGTATCAGCCTGCGGAAACAAAAGAATTATGATGAGGCCATTAAGTTTTATCAAAAAGGCCTCGAGGTCAATCCTGACGATGATCATCTCGTCTTCAATATTGCCCGTGCGTATTTTGAGAAAGGACTTATCGCTCCATGTAAGCGTTTGCTTGAAAAGGCCTTGTCCATGAACCCAGAATTGAAAGAAGCTCGACGATTTGCCGAGTTTTTAGAGACGCAAGGAAAAAGAGCTGGGAGTGGCAGAAGTATGCCACAAAAGTCGGAGAGGACATCGGGGTAA
- a CDS encoding ABC transporter ATP-binding protein, which translates to MINLHSIIKYFHKGSVNEVLALRQISLRIEQGDFITVIGSNGAGKSTLLNCLAGCFFPDSGSISFNETDITSWPEHRRASFLGRVFQDPLLGTCASLSIEQNMALAALRGKRRGLSLGVKRREKAMFRERLASLGLGLENRLRDKVGLLSGGQRQALTMLMATLQQPEALLLDEHTAALDPKTARQILDITQKIVADRGLTALMVTHNMNQAIKMGNRLIMLHRGQIILDIEGEEKKNLTVEELLERFYSLKADDEMTSDRMLLV; encoded by the coding sequence ATGATCAACCTTCACTCGATCATAAAATATTTTCATAAAGGCAGTGTCAACGAGGTGCTTGCTCTGCGCCAGATTTCGCTTCGTATAGAACAAGGTGATTTCATTACCGTCATTGGTTCAAACGGAGCGGGAAAATCGACCTTGTTAAATTGTCTGGCAGGGTGCTTTTTTCCGGATTCGGGCTCGATCTCGTTTAATGAAACCGATATTACCTCGTGGCCGGAACATCGTCGTGCGAGTTTTCTTGGGCGCGTTTTTCAGGACCCGTTGTTGGGTACGTGCGCATCGTTGTCGATTGAGCAAAATATGGCGTTGGCTGCACTGCGTGGGAAACGTCGAGGCTTGTCCTTGGGCGTCAAACGTCGAGAAAAAGCCATGTTTCGCGAACGACTTGCCTCATTGGGGCTCGGTCTGGAAAATCGTTTACGCGATAAAGTCGGGTTATTGTCTGGTGGGCAACGTCAGGCGCTGACAATGCTCATGGCAACGCTGCAACAACCCGAAGCCTTGTTGCTTGACGAACATACAGCCGCTTTGGACCCGAAAACGGCTCGGCAAATTCTCGACATCACCCAGAAGATTGTTGCCGATAGAGGTCTGACTGCGCTTATGGTCACGCACAATATGAATCAGGCCATCAAGATGGGAAATCGGCTTATTATGTTACACCGCGGTCAGATTATTCTCGACATTGAAGGCGAGGAAAAGAAAAACCTGACGGTGGAAGAATTGCTTGAGCGATTCTACAGTCTTAAAGCTGACGACGAAATGACGTCTGACCGAATGCTTTTGGTGTAA